A genomic segment from Pseudorca crassidens isolate mPseCra1 chromosome 4, mPseCra1.hap1, whole genome shotgun sequence encodes:
- the AREG gene encoding amphiregulin encodes MRAPLLPPAPVVLSLLIFGSAHCTAGLDVNDTYSGKGEPLSGDHTADGFEVTSRSQMSSGSKISPESKMPSSSELSSGMDSDYAEEYDNEPQISGYIVDDLVKVEQVVKPKKDKTESEKTSDKPKRKKKGGKNGKNRRNRKKKNPCDAEFQNFCIHGECKFIEHLETVSCQCHQDYFGERCGEKSMKIHSMANSDLSKIALAAIAAFVSAMSFTAIAVIITLLLRKRYFREYEGVAEERKKLQQENGNAHAIA; translated from the exons CCCATTGTACTGCTGGATTAGACGTCAATGACACCTACTCTGGGAAAGGGGAACCACTTTCTGGGGACCACACTGCTGATGGATTTGAGGTGACCTCAAGAAGTCAGATGTCCTCGGGAAGTAAGATTTCTCCTGAGAGTAAAATGCCTTCTAGTAGCGAACTGTCCTCGGGGATGGACTCTGACTATGCAGAAGAGTACGATAACGAACCACAAATATCTGGCTACATTGTAGATGATTTAGTCAAAG ttgaacaGGTAGTTAAGCCCAAGAAAGACAAAACTGAAAGTGAAAAGACTTCAGATaaacccaaaagaaagaaaaagggaggcaaaaatggaaaaaatagaagaaatagaaagaagaaaaatccatgTGATGCAGAATTCCAAAATTTCTGCATTCATGGAGAATGCAAATTTATAGAGCACCTGGAAACAGTATCATGCCA ATGTCATCAGGATTACTTTGGTGAACGATGTGGGGAAAAGTCCATGAAGATTCACAGCATGGCTAACAGCGATTTATCAAAAATTGCTTTAGCAGCTATAGCTGCTTTTGTCTCCGCCATGAGCTTCACAgctattgctgttattattacaCTCCT GCTTCGAAAACGATACTTCAGGGAATATGAAGGTGTGGCTGAAGAACGAAAGAAACTTcaacaagaaaatggaaatgcaCATGCCATAGCATAA